A stretch of the Rodentibacter haemolyticus genome encodes the following:
- the malG gene encoding maltose ABC transporter permease MalG produces the protein MAIVQPKSMRYRLWATHAVLILFISLIMFPLLMVIGISLRPGNLALGDLIPSEISWEHWKLALGFDVIHPDGSVTPPPFPVLLWLWNSVKVATITAVGIVALSTTCAYAFARMKFKGKKTLLQGMLIFQMFPAVLSLVALYALFDRLGQYIPFLGLNTHAGVIFAYLGGIALHVWTIKGYFETIDSSLEEAASLDGATPWQAFRLILLPLSVPILAVVFILSFIAAITEVPVASLLLRDVNSYTLAVGMQQYLYAQNYLWGDFAAAAVLSAIPITAVFLIAQRWLVGGLTAGGVKG, from the coding sequence ATGGCTATCGTACAACCAAAATCTATGCGTTATCGACTATGGGCAACCCATGCCGTATTAATTCTATTTATTTCACTCATTATGTTTCCATTACTTATGGTGATTGGTATTTCGTTACGTCCGGGGAATTTGGCACTAGGTGATCTTATCCCTAGTGAGATTTCTTGGGAACACTGGAAACTTGCCTTAGGCTTTGATGTTATTCATCCCGATGGCTCTGTTACACCGCCACCGTTTCCCGTACTACTGTGGTTATGGAATTCAGTAAAAGTTGCTACGATCACTGCAGTGGGCATTGTTGCACTTTCTACCACTTGTGCTTATGCTTTTGCCAGAATGAAATTTAAAGGTAAAAAAACGCTATTACAAGGAATGTTAATTTTCCAAATGTTTCCGGCCGTATTATCTTTAGTGGCACTTTACGCGTTATTTGATCGCTTGGGGCAATACATTCCGTTTCTTGGATTAAACACCCACGCCGGTGTGATATTTGCCTACTTGGGAGGAATTGCGTTGCATGTTTGGACAATCAAGGGGTATTTTGAAACCATTGATAGTTCTTTAGAGGAAGCCGCTTCCTTAGACGGCGCAACACCGTGGCAGGCATTCCGACTCATTTTACTTCCATTGTCCGTACCGATTTTAGCGGTCGTATTCATCCTTTCTTTTATTGCCGCCATTACAGAAGTACCTGTGGCATCATTACTTTTACGTGATGTTAATAGCTATACCCTTGCCGTGGGAATGCAACAATATCTCTATGCTCAAAATTATCTTTGGGGAGATTTTGCAGCGGCTGCCGTATTATCTGCCATTCCGATTACAGCGGTATTTCTCATTGCACAACGCTGGTTAGTGGGAGGGTTAACGGCAGGAGGCGTGAAAGGGTAA
- a CDS encoding YdcF family protein has protein sequence MMELKKLVTAIILPPFNVLILWLLALIFAKLNFKKLSRISTALGIGLLYILSIPFTAQTLKDSLITEDHLTLEDYKQAQAIVLLGGGLRDSKELYAPLASTAIQLERLRYAAYLQKETALPLLITGASPTGAIEAKVAAKELQYFFNVSTKWIEPRALTTKENAFFTKEILAKKHINKIVLVTNEWHMQRATLLFQKQGFEVLPASVGEGITPTHYGLNIMHFIPQGGALAKNMQLLKEWIGYLKER, from the coding sequence ATGATGGAACTCAAAAAACTCGTCACAGCAATAATTCTGCCGCCATTTAATGTTTTAATTTTATGGCTGTTGGCGTTAATCTTCGCAAAATTAAATTTCAAAAAATTAAGTCGAATTTCAACCGCACTTGGTATCGGTTTGCTTTATATATTAAGCATTCCCTTCACCGCTCAAACCTTAAAAGACAGCTTAATAACGGAAGATCATTTAACGCTTGAGGATTATAAGCAGGCACAAGCCATTGTATTACTAGGCGGGGGATTGCGTGATAGTAAAGAACTCTATGCTCCGCTCGCCTCTACCGCAATTCAATTAGAACGTTTGCGTTACGCCGCTTATTTACAAAAAGAAACCGCTTTGCCATTGCTAATCACCGGTGCCAGTCCAACCGGCGCAATTGAGGCGAAAGTTGCCGCAAAAGAATTACAGTATTTTTTTAATGTGTCGACAAAATGGATTGAGCCCCGCGCCTTAACGACGAAAGAAAATGCATTCTTTACCAAAGAAATTCTGGCAAAAAAGCACATCAACAAAATAGTTCTTGTGACGAATGAATGGCATATGCAACGTGCAACATTGCTTTTTCAAAAGCAAGGATTTGAAGTTTTACCGGCAAGTGTAGGTGAAGGCATCACACCGACACATTACGGATTAAATATAATGCACTTTATCCCCCAAGGCGGCGCATTAGCGAAAAATATGCAGCTATTGAAAGAGTGGATCGGCTATTTGAAAGAGCGATAG
- the malF gene encoding maltose ABC transporter permease MalF — MLKDIDSAPSKFSANHLKKLLIGAVLLIDFYLVMLMYSSGEYLFALLTLVILTSGVYIFGSQKAYSWRYVFPGMMGMVIFILFPLVATIAISFTNYSGTNQLSFERALSVLTQQHYFSGSKYDFKLYPQENKRFKLALHNKNTDQIFVSDDILLTDTPVNVVEKTMPNGESAPLKVVTQNRAALQAMTVILPDGKELTMSSLRQFSEQKVRYIYDENTQILTNNETMQRYRANDDKGFFQAINNNGEWESETLEPGYTVTKGFHNFVKIFTDEGIQKPFVQIFIWTIVFSVLTVVFTVIIGMVLACIVQWEALRGKSIYRLLLILPYAVPAFISILVFKGLFNQSFGEINMILNNLFGIRPEWFNDPFLAKVMILIVNTWLGYPYMMILCMGLLKAIPQELYEASAMDGASTWQNFTKITFPLLLKPLTPLMIASFAFNFNNFVLIQLLTNGRPDMIGTTTPAGYTDLLVSYTYRIAFEGSGSQDFGLAAAIATIIFLLVGGLALLNIKATKMKLD, encoded by the coding sequence ATGCTAAAAGATATTGATTCTGCTCCATCGAAATTCTCCGCTAACCACTTAAAAAAATTATTAATCGGAGCAGTTCTTCTGATCGATTTTTATTTGGTTATGCTGATGTATTCTAGTGGTGAATATTTATTTGCGCTTCTAACTTTAGTAATTTTAACATCGGGCGTATATATTTTCGGCAGCCAAAAAGCTTATTCTTGGCGTTATGTTTTTCCCGGAATGATGGGAATGGTCATTTTCATTTTGTTCCCGCTTGTTGCGACCATCGCCATCTCCTTTACCAATTACAGCGGGACGAATCAGCTTTCTTTTGAGCGAGCATTAAGTGTCTTGACACAACAGCATTATTTTTCCGGCAGCAAATACGATTTTAAATTGTATCCGCAAGAGAATAAACGCTTTAAATTAGCGTTACACAATAAAAATACCGATCAAATCTTTGTTTCTGATGATATTTTATTGACGGACACGCCGGTAAATGTTGTAGAAAAAACAATGCCGAACGGTGAAAGTGCGCCGTTAAAAGTTGTTACGCAAAATCGTGCCGCATTACAAGCAATGACCGTAATTTTGCCTGATGGAAAAGAATTGACGATGAGTTCACTGCGTCAATTTTCAGAGCAAAAGGTACGTTATATTTATGATGAAAATACACAAATTTTAACGAACAATGAGACGATGCAACGTTATCGTGCCAATGATGATAAAGGCTTTTTTCAAGCGATAAATAACAATGGCGAGTGGGAAAGTGAAACACTTGAGCCGGGTTATACCGTAACGAAGGGATTTCATAATTTTGTTAAAATTTTTACTGATGAAGGCATCCAAAAACCATTCGTGCAAATCTTTATTTGGACAATTGTATTTTCGGTTTTAACGGTGGTATTTACCGTTATTATTGGAATGGTTCTTGCCTGTATCGTGCAGTGGGAAGCATTACGAGGTAAAAGTATTTATCGATTGTTGCTTATTTTACCTTACGCCGTTCCCGCTTTTATTTCCATCTTAGTTTTCAAAGGATTATTTAACCAAAGCTTTGGCGAAATTAATATGATTTTAAATAATCTTTTTGGAATCAGACCGGAATGGTTTAATGATCCGTTTTTAGCCAAAGTGATGATTTTAATTGTAAATACTTGGTTAGGTTATCCTTATATGATGATTTTATGTATGGGACTACTTAAAGCGATTCCACAAGAACTCTATGAGGCTTCTGCAATGGACGGTGCATCAACATGGCAAAATTTTACCAAGATTACCTTTCCGTTATTGTTAAAACCATTAACACCGCTGATGATTGCCAGTTTTGCTTTTAACTTTAATAACTTCGTTTTGATCCAGTTATTAACCAATGGTCGTCCGGATATGATTGGGACGACTACGCCGGCAGGTTATACCGATTTATTGGTAAGCTATACTTACCGTATCGCCTTTGAAGGTAGCGGTTCGCAAGATTTTGGTTTGGCAGCTGCGATTGCAACGATTATCTTCTTATTAGTGGGTGGTTTGGCATTATTAAATATTAAAGCAACCAAAATGAAATTAGATTAG
- the malK gene encoding maltose/maltodextrin ABC transporter ATP-binding protein MalK, with the protein MANVSLRNVNKSYGDVHISRNVNLEINEGEFVVFVGPSGCGKSTLLRMIAGLEDITSGDLYIGEKRMNDVEPAKRGIGMVFQSYALYPHLNVADNMSFGLKLAGVSKQEREQRVNQVAEVLQLAHLLDRKPKALSGGQRQRVAIGRTLVSQPEVFLLDEPLSNLDAGLRVQMRVEISKLHKKLGRTMIYVTHDQVEAMTLADKIVVLQALGNNPNMLTNVAQVGKPLELYHYPANRFVAGFIGSPKMNFLPVRATAIEPERVQVELPDANHHSFWIPVEGKGVNEGEMLSLGIRPEHVIPASQAKVRLHGIVQVVELLGHETQIHVEIPEIHHPVFVYRQNDIVLVNEGDEIEIGIVPERCHLFKEDGTACKRLFKEIGV; encoded by the coding sequence ATGGCCAATGTATCGCTGCGTAATGTCAATAAATCCTATGGGGATGTCCATATCTCAAGAAATGTCAATTTAGAAATAAATGAGGGTGAGTTTGTTGTATTTGTCGGACCGTCAGGCTGCGGTAAATCAACATTGTTAAGAATGATTGCCGGGCTTGAAGATATTACTTCCGGTGATTTGTATATCGGTGAAAAACGAATGAACGATGTTGAGCCTGCAAAACGCGGTATCGGAATGGTTTTCCAATCTTATGCTTTATATCCTCACCTAAATGTGGCGGATAATATGTCTTTCGGTTTAAAACTGGCAGGTGTCAGTAAACAAGAACGTGAACAACGCGTGAACCAAGTAGCGGAAGTCTTACAACTCGCTCATTTACTAGACCGAAAGCCAAAAGCCTTATCAGGTGGCCAGCGTCAACGAGTAGCAATCGGTCGAACACTCGTCTCTCAGCCCGAGGTATTCCTATTAGACGAGCCTCTTTCAAATCTTGATGCCGGATTGCGCGTACAAATGCGGGTTGAAATATCCAAATTACATAAAAAATTGGGTCGTACGATGATTTATGTCACTCACGATCAAGTTGAAGCGATGACTTTAGCAGACAAAATCGTTGTCTTACAAGCCTTAGGAAACAATCCCAATATGCTCACTAACGTTGCACAAGTAGGTAAGCCGTTAGAACTTTATCACTATCCGGCAAATCGTTTTGTCGCGGGTTTCATCGGTTCACCAAAAATGAATTTCTTACCTGTGCGTGCAACAGCCATAGAACCGGAACGGGTTCAAGTGGAATTACCCGATGCTAATCACCATAGCTTTTGGATACCTGTTGAAGGCAAGGGGGTAAATGAAGGAGAAATGTTATCTCTGGGTATCCGACCTGAACATGTTATCCCCGCTTCACAAGCAAAAGTTCGACTACATGGTATTGTTCAAGTTGTCGAATTATTAGGGCATGAAACTCAAATACATGTAGAAATACCGGAAATTCATCATCCGGTGTTTGTTTATCGTCAAAATGATATCGTTTTAGTCAACGAAGGGGATGAAATTGAAATTGGTATTGTGCCGGAGCGTTGCCATTTATTTAAAGAGGACGGCACGGCTTGTAAACGCCTATTTAAAGAAATAGGCGTATAA
- a CDS encoding maltoporin, which translates to MNSKKTLLATAVTGVLMATSASAVDFHGYARSGIGWTSGGGEQTAFTVNGGGSKYRLGNEAETYAEFKLGQELYKEGNKSFYLDSNVAYSVNQQGDWEDTSPALREINVQFKNFSEYLPNATLWAGKRFYQRHDVHMNDFYYWDISGPGAGVENIDLGFGKLSVAVTRNTERDGAYGWEYNPLTKKWDSSRKKNQNVYNDVFDIRLADLKVSENGRLELGFDYGNSHTKNHASREQGASKNGYMVTLEHTQGEFFGGFNKFTAQYATDSMTSWSTGHSQGGSVNNKGHMIRLINQGVVAASDKIDVMYALIYEKTDLDNRKGKTWYSAGVRPMYKWTDTMSSLVEVGYDRIKDQASGKKNDLTKVTLAQQWQADSSIWARPAIRVFGTYAHWNDKFNTDVRTATGYKAKDSEFIAGVQFEAWW; encoded by the coding sequence ATGAATAGTAAAAAAACACTACTCGCCACAGCCGTTACCGGCGTGTTAATGGCAACATCCGCAAGCGCGGTCGATTTTCACGGTTATGCCCGTTCCGGTATTGGCTGGACATCCGGTGGAGGTGAACAAACCGCATTTACCGTTAATGGCGGTGGCTCTAAATACCGTTTAGGTAATGAAGCCGAAACCTACGCAGAATTCAAACTAGGACAAGAACTCTACAAAGAAGGAAATAAATCTTTCTATTTAGACTCTAACGTTGCCTATAGTGTCAATCAGCAAGGTGACTGGGAAGATACAAGCCCGGCATTACGTGAAATCAACGTTCAATTTAAAAACTTTTCCGAATATTTACCTAATGCCACATTATGGGCGGGTAAACGTTTCTATCAACGTCACGACGTACATATGAACGACTTCTACTACTGGGATATTTCCGGTCCCGGAGCAGGTGTTGAAAATATTGATTTAGGCTTTGGTAAATTATCCGTTGCCGTCACCCGTAACACGGAGCGTGATGGCGCTTACGGATGGGAATATAACCCGTTAACCAAAAAATGGGATTCTAGTCGGAAGAAAAATCAAAACGTTTATAACGATGTCTTCGATATTCGTTTAGCAGACTTAAAAGTAAGTGAAAACGGCCGTTTAGAACTAGGTTTCGACTACGGCAATTCCCATACCAAAAACCACGCCTCCCGTGAACAAGGTGCAAGCAAGAACGGTTATATGGTTACCTTAGAACATACTCAAGGGGAATTCTTCGGAGGTTTCAATAAATTTACCGCACAATACGCAACGGATTCAATGACTTCTTGGAGTACCGGACATTCTCAGGGAGGTTCGGTCAATAATAAAGGTCATATGATTCGCTTAATTAACCAAGGTGTCGTTGCTGCTAGCGATAAAATTGATGTGATGTACGCATTGATTTATGAAAAAACCGACTTAGATAACAGAAAAGGTAAAACCTGGTATTCGGCAGGGGTACGCCCAATGTATAAGTGGACGGATACGATGAGTTCATTAGTCGAAGTAGGATATGATCGCATTAAAGATCAAGCTAGTGGCAAAAAAAATGACCTCACTAAAGTTACCCTAGCCCAACAATGGCAAGCCGACTCAAGTATTTGGGCACGACCTGCAATTCGTGTATTCGGTACTTATGCTCACTGGAATGATAAATTCAATACAGATGTCCGCACCGCTACGGGTTACAAAGCAAAAGACAGTGAATTTATCGCCGGCGTTCAGTTTGAAGCTTGGTGGTAA
- a CDS encoding polysaccharide pyruvyl transferase family protein, whose amino-acid sequence MNSTLISLKQKLSPIADLIKDKNDVFYLDYPLHLNVGDLLIYHGTEQFFKDHHINVTLKRCEFDVDLNEIKRRITPNTTILLHGGGNFGDLYPQHQKIREEMVQRFPNNRIIVLPQTLYFKDQKNLEKSAALFRQHNDCYLLARDERTEETFKQFSQKVSLSPDMAHELYGTLPTKKNTTDERLYFLRKDIEASDVEKTILATLSPNANVKDWGDILSRVDDIVLAFSWRINKFANQQNWGWLKDLFHQFWFAYTKRIVNRVAKIFLQNDSVTTTRLHGHIFSCLLEIPNRVCDNAYGKNSGYANLWTKEIDFVEIDKK is encoded by the coding sequence ATGAACTCAACATTAATTTCTCTAAAGCAAAAACTTTCGCCGATTGCAGATTTAATCAAAGATAAAAACGATGTGTTTTACCTTGATTATCCATTACATTTAAATGTCGGTGATTTATTGATTTATCACGGAACAGAACAATTTTTTAAAGATCATCATATTAATGTCACCTTAAAACGTTGCGAATTTGATGTGGATCTTAACGAAATAAAACGAAGAATTACCCCGAATACGACTATTTTGTTACACGGAGGCGGTAATTTTGGCGATCTTTATCCTCAGCACCAAAAAATCCGTGAGGAAATGGTTCAACGTTTTCCGAATAATCGCATTATCGTGCTACCACAAACACTATATTTTAAAGATCAAAAAAATCTGGAAAAATCAGCCGCACTTTTCCGCCAACATAATGATTGCTACTTACTCGCACGCGATGAACGTACCGAAGAAACCTTCAAACAGTTTTCGCAAAAGGTTTCCTTATCGCCGGATATGGCACACGAACTTTACGGAACGTTACCGACCAAGAAAAATACCACGGATGAACGACTTTATTTCTTACGAAAAGATATTGAAGCCAGTGATGTAGAAAAAACGATTCTTGCCACATTGTCTCCTAACGCCAATGTGAAAGACTGGGGTGATATTCTGTCTCGTGTAGATGATATTGTGTTGGCGTTTAGCTGGCGTATTAATAAATTTGCCAATCAACAAAATTGGGGCTGGTTGAAAGATCTTTTCCATCAATTTTGGTTTGCTTATACCAAACGCATTGTCAACCGCGTTGCCAAAATCTTCTTACAAAACGATTCGGTAACGACAACACGTCTGCATGGTCATATTTTTTCGTGCTTACTTGAAATTCCGAATCGGGTTTGCGACAACGCCTATGGCAAAAATTCCGGTTACGCCAATTTATGGACAAAAGAAATTGATTTTGTGGAAATCGATAAAAAATGA
- the malM gene encoding maltose operon protein MalM, which yields MKKTLFSTALLLANMLVVLPSTATPNHINSTVLSQLNWKDVSYSETLTTTLNTQQKEDFIIPFAGIESPVAAYRIPANQGSLEISIVSPVIKDHVFVPNAVVLDSQFNIAARYPSSDFKFEEERGFQPNRFVSELNLTPTPNQDYIYLLVYTTAKDVQKTTKVPHPAKSFAKATGKQPPAISDIEVKHSLYGEISINVAAADGTRFIGIPTDIFAGKKQGSNQAIGQTTPQLMQKTKSVVAVDTETEAYFKQAVTKALKQNDVNRALNLVNEAEKLGLTSPRKIFLQQVSTK from the coding sequence ATGAAAAAAACACTTTTTTCCACCGCACTTTTATTGGCTAATATGTTAGTTGTTTTGCCAAGCACTGCAACACCGAATCATATTAACTCAACAGTGTTATCACAATTAAACTGGAAAGATGTTTCTTATTCCGAAACATTAACAACCACGTTAAATACACAGCAAAAAGAAGACTTTATTATTCCCTTTGCAGGAATAGAAAGCCCGGTTGCGGCATATCGTATTCCTGCAAACCAAGGTTCATTAGAAATTAGTATAGTCAGCCCGGTTATAAAAGATCACGTATTTGTACCTAATGCCGTTGTCTTAGATAGTCAATTTAATATTGCGGCGCGCTATCCTTCCTCTGATTTTAAATTTGAAGAAGAGAGAGGGTTTCAACCCAACCGCTTTGTCTCCGAGTTGAATTTAACCCCAACGCCAAATCAGGATTACATTTATTTACTAGTTTACACGACGGCTAAAGATGTGCAAAAAACGACAAAAGTGCCCCATCCTGCCAAAAGTTTCGCCAAAGCCACCGGCAAACAACCACCGGCAATTTCAGATATTGAAGTGAAACATAGTCTTTATGGGGAAATCAGCATTAATGTAGCGGCAGCCGATGGCACTCGCTTTATCGGCATTCCAACGGATATTTTCGCCGGTAAAAAACAGGGTTCTAACCAAGCAATCGGTCAAACAACGCCACAATTGATGCAGAAAACCAAATCAGTTGTTGCCGTAGATACAGAAACGGAGGCTTATTTTAAACAAGCCGTCACCAAGGCTTTAAAACAAAATGATGTAAACCGCGCATTAAATTTAGTTAACGAAGCAGAGAAATTAGGTTTAACATCACCACGAAAAATTTTCTTACAACAAGTTTCTACCAAATAA
- the malE gene encoding maltose/maltodextrin ABC transporter substrate-binding protein MalE, translated as MSKNLLKFTLTTVAGLVLSSSVMAKMTEGKLVIWINGDKGYNGLAEVGKKFEADTGVSVLVEHPDKLEEKFPQVASTGDGPDIIFWAHDRFGGYAQSGLLAELQPSQEFKDKFVDFAWDAETYNGKIIGYPVAIEALSLIYNKDLTPEAPKSWEEILELDKKLKKEGKNAIMWNLAEPYFTWPVVASNGGYAFKYVSGSYDANDIGVNNEGAQKGLQFVVDMVKNKVINADMDYAVSEASFNKGESALTINGPWAWGNIEKSKINYGVAVLPTLNGKASKPFVGVLSAAVNAASPNKDLAKEFLEHYLLTDEGLAAVNDDKPLGAVALKSYQEKLAKDSRIAATMANAQNGEIMPNIPQMSAFWYAERSAIINAVSGRQEVKAALDDARARIQK; from the coding sequence ATGAGTAAAAATTTATTGAAATTCACCTTAACTACAGTCGCAGGATTAGTGTTGTCTTCATCTGTTATGGCGAAGATGACGGAAGGTAAATTAGTCATTTGGATCAATGGTGACAAAGGTTATAACGGGCTTGCCGAAGTTGGCAAGAAATTTGAAGCCGATACGGGAGTATCCGTTTTAGTCGAACATCCGGATAAGTTGGAGGAAAAATTTCCACAAGTTGCCTCTACCGGAGATGGTCCGGATATTATTTTCTGGGCGCATGACCGCTTTGGTGGGTATGCTCAATCGGGTTTATTGGCGGAATTACAACCAAGCCAAGAATTTAAAGATAAATTTGTAGATTTCGCTTGGGATGCGGAAACCTACAATGGCAAAATTATCGGTTATCCTGTCGCCATTGAGGCGTTATCACTTATCTATAATAAAGATTTAACACCTGAAGCGCCTAAATCTTGGGAAGAAATTTTGGAACTCGATAAAAAACTTAAAAAAGAAGGCAAAAATGCCATTATGTGGAATTTGGCTGAACCTTATTTTACTTGGCCGGTTGTGGCATCAAACGGTGGCTATGCTTTTAAATATGTTAGTGGCAGCTATGATGCGAATGATATTGGCGTGAACAATGAAGGCGCACAAAAAGGGTTACAGTTCGTAGTTGATATGGTTAAAAATAAAGTGATTAACGCGGATATGGATTATGCCGTTTCCGAAGCAAGTTTTAATAAAGGTGAAAGTGCGCTAACTATCAATGGTCCTTGGGCGTGGGGCAATATTGAGAAAAGTAAAATTAACTATGGTGTTGCGGTTCTCCCGACTTTAAATGGTAAGGCATCCAAGCCGTTTGTAGGGGTATTAAGTGCGGCTGTAAATGCGGCTAGTCCGAATAAAGATTTGGCTAAAGAATTTTTAGAACATTACTTACTCACTGATGAAGGACTAGCTGCGGTTAATGACGATAAACCGCTTGGTGCCGTCGCATTGAAATCCTATCAAGAGAAATTAGCTAAAGATTCTCGTATTGCTGCAACCATGGCAAACGCACAAAATGGTGAAATTATGCCGAATATTCCGCAAATGTCGGCATTTTGGTATGCGGAACGTAGTGCGATTATTAATGCAGTGTCTGGGCGACAAGAAGTAAAAGCCGCATTGGATGACGCGAGAGCGAGAATTCAAAAATAA